In Erythrobacter sp. F6033, a single genomic region encodes these proteins:
- a CDS encoding ATP phosphoribosyltransferase regulatory subunit produces the protein MTDKTDLLPEGLEDRLPASADRITQTMRACLDVLDSHGYDRVRPPLLEFEGSLSRRMQGISTRSMFRFVDPSSLRTLALRSDITPQIGRIAATSMADAARPLRLAYCGDTAVIRANQLDPARERLQLGAELIGADTAAAAGEIVVLAIRALAAAGLSGISVDFTMPDLVDTLAAQDASITLESIEAIRRELDTKDAGGLKSAGGEAYLPLIHATGSFADAMAKLRDLDAGGPLGSRLDGLEAIAAQVGDTARITLDPTERHGFEYQSWFGFTLYAANVRGAAGRGGTYKIGGSDEAATGFTLYVDALADAAPQGEVAQTVYLPTGFSDSKAKRLRADGWRTVAQLSGSEDPKAMGCTHILENGEPKPL, from the coding sequence ATGACTGACAAAACCGATCTTTTGCCTGAAGGCCTAGAAGACCGTCTGCCTGCATCGGCGGACCGGATCACTCAGACTATGCGTGCCTGCCTCGATGTGCTGGACAGCCATGGCTATGACCGTGTGCGTCCTCCGTTGCTTGAATTTGAAGGTTCGCTGAGCCGCCGGATGCAGGGGATTTCGACGCGCTCGATGTTCCGCTTTGTCGATCCGTCGAGCTTGCGCACACTTGCTTTGCGCAGCGACATTACGCCTCAGATCGGCCGTATTGCCGCGACCAGCATGGCAGATGCCGCACGCCCACTGCGCCTCGCCTATTGTGGTGACACCGCCGTGATCCGGGCAAACCAGCTTGATCCGGCGCGTGAGCGTCTGCAATTGGGCGCCGAGCTGATCGGTGCGGATACGGCCGCTGCGGCGGGCGAGATCGTTGTTCTGGCTATCCGGGCTCTAGCGGCAGCGGGATTGAGCGGCATTTCGGTTGATTTCACGATGCCCGATCTGGTGGATACGCTTGCGGCTCAAGACGCGTCGATAACGCTTGAATCGATTGAAGCGATCCGGCGCGAACTGGATACCAAGGATGCAGGCGGCCTTAAGTCAGCAGGCGGAGAAGCCTATTTGCCACTGATCCATGCAACCGGCTCGTTTGCCGATGCGATGGCGAAGCTGCGCGATCTGGATGCGGGCGGACCGCTTGGTTCGCGGCTGGACGGGCTTGAGGCGATTGCCGCGCAGGTAGGCGATACGGCGCGCATCACGCTCGACCCGACTGAGCGCCACGGTTTTGAATATCAAAGCTGGTTCGGCTTTACCCTCTACGCCGCGAATGTTCGCGGAGCAGCGGGGCGGGGCGGCACCTACAAAATCGGCGGAAGCGACGAAGCTGCAACCGGGTTCACCCTTTACGTCGACGCGCTGGCCGACGCCGCGCCGCAAGGGGAGGTGGCTCAAACCGTGTATCTGCCAACCGGTTTCAGCGACAGCAAAGCAAAGCGCCTTCGCGCCGATGGCTGGCGCACAGTTGCGCAGCTTTCAGGCAGCGAAGACCCTAAGGCGATGGGTTGCACCCATATCCTTGAGAATGGCGAGCCAAAGCCGCTTTAG
- the serA gene encoding phosphoglycerate dehydrogenase, translating to MTKPKVLISDKMDPNAARIFEERGCDVDVITGESPEELKARIGEYHGLAIRSSTTVTPEILDAATNLKVIGRAGIGVDNVDIPYASGKGVVVMNTPFGNSITTAEHAIAMTMALARMIPAANARTQSGEWPKKDFMGIEVTGKTLGLIGAGNIGGIVASRAQGLKMKVIAYDPFLTEDRAVELGIEKVDLDNLLSRADFVSLHTPLTDQTRNILSRERLENAKPGIRIVNCARGGLIDEAALKDCLESGQVAGAALDVFAEEPAKENPLFGAPNFICTPHLGASTTEAQVNVALQVAEQMADYLVNGGVTNALNMPSLSAEEAPKLKPYMALAERLGSLVGQLAHGNLTKISIEREGAAAQLNGKPITGAVLAGFMRRYSDTVNMVNAPYLAKERGLEVSEIRHERDGAFNTLIRVTVETEAGPRSVAGTLFGSDKPRLVEIFGIGIEAELDGHMLYIVNDDKPGFIGRIGSLLGDNGINIGTFNLGRRDAGGEAVLLLSLDEAPTAETIAEAEKVDGVKTVTSLVF from the coding sequence GCTGTGATGTTGATGTGATTACCGGTGAAAGCCCGGAAGAATTGAAGGCGCGCATCGGCGAGTATCACGGCCTTGCGATCCGTTCTTCGACCACTGTGACACCAGAAATTCTGGATGCGGCGACGAACCTGAAAGTGATTGGCCGTGCTGGCATCGGGGTCGACAATGTCGATATTCCCTATGCCAGCGGCAAAGGCGTTGTCGTGATGAATACGCCGTTCGGCAACTCGATCACTACGGCTGAACATGCCATCGCGATGACGATGGCGCTGGCCCGCATGATCCCTGCTGCCAATGCGCGCACGCAAAGCGGCGAATGGCCCAAGAAAGACTTCATGGGCATCGAAGTGACCGGCAAAACGCTCGGCCTGATCGGTGCGGGCAATATCGGCGGGATCGTCGCCAGCCGTGCTCAGGGCCTGAAGATGAAAGTGATCGCTTACGATCCATTCCTGACCGAAGACCGCGCGGTGGAGTTGGGCATTGAGAAAGTCGATCTCGACAATCTCCTGTCACGCGCCGATTTCGTGTCGTTGCACACTCCGCTGACCGATCAGACGCGCAACATCCTGAGCCGTGAGCGGCTGGAAAATGCGAAACCGGGCATCCGGATCGTCAATTGCGCACGCGGTGGATTGATCGACGAAGCTGCGCTGAAAGACTGCCTGGAAAGCGGCCAGGTTGCTGGCGCGGCTCTGGACGTATTCGCTGAAGAACCGGCGAAGGAAAATCCGCTGTTCGGCGCTCCGAACTTCATCTGTACGCCACACCTGGGTGCATCGACCACTGAAGCGCAGGTCAATGTTGCGCTGCAGGTTGCCGAGCAGATGGCCGATTACCTCGTCAATGGCGGCGTCACCAACGCGCTCAACATGCCATCGCTCTCTGCCGAAGAAGCGCCGAAGCTGAAGCCCTACATGGCGCTGGCAGAGCGTCTGGGTTCGCTGGTGGGTCAGCTGGCCCATGGCAATCTGACCAAGATCAGCATCGAACGCGAAGGCGCCGCTGCACAGCTTAATGGTAAGCCGATTACGGGCGCTGTTCTGGCGGGCTTTATGCGTCGCTACTCCGACACCGTGAACATGGTCAACGCGCCATATCTCGCCAAGGAACGCGGCCTTGAAGTGAGCGAAATCCGCCATGAGCGCGACGGTGCGTTCAACACGCTGATCCGTGTGACCGTTGAAACCGAAGCCGGACCACGCTCTGTCGCGGGCACACTCTTTGGCAGTGACAAACCGCGGCTGGTCGAGATTTTCGGTATCGGTATCGAAGCCGAGCTGGATGGCCACATGCTCTACATCGTCAATGACGACAAACCGGGCTTTATTGGGCGCATCGGCTCGCTGCTCGGCGATAACGGCATCAATATTGGTACATTCAACCTCGGTCGGCGCGATGCCGGCGGGGAAGCCGTGCTGCTGTTGAGCCTCGACGAAGCGCCAACCGCCGAAACCATTGCCGAGGCCGAAAAGGTCGATGGCGTGAAGACGGTGACATCGCTCGTCTTTTAA